Proteins encoded by one window of Pecten maximus chromosome 15, xPecMax1.1, whole genome shotgun sequence:
- the LOC117344390 gene encoding pancreas transcription factor 1 subunit alpha-like, translated as MDETDFDDFDAAFNDEFSLSPVSPYSSLSDSLSPFSNDSLTSNSRSRDDGLRRRKRRRCPYQLVQQREAANQRERKRMQSINEAFEGLRTHIPTLPYEKRLSKVDTLRLAIGYISFLSDLVQTDSDNQERLNPNSGLQARKVIIHYHTSSSVDDSEMYGLPPLTGHSLSWRDEKMPMDGRKNIMVAKIWTPEVPRSHNSPRTETDFPVLADSTNPL; from the exons atggATGAAACGGATTTTGACGATTTTGATGCTGCTTTTAACGATGAATTTTCCTTGTCTCCTGTTTCACCTTACTCCTCACTTAGTGACAGTCTATCACCATTTTCAAATGACTCTTTAACCTCCAATAGTCGGAGTCGAGACGATGGATTACGTCGACGAAAACGACGACGATGTCCGTATCAGCTTGTGCAACAGAGAGAAGCCGCTAATCAAAGAGAAAGAAAACGAATGCAGTCTATTAATGAAGCGTTTGAAGGACTCCGTACACATATTCCAACTTTACCTTACGAAAAAAGACTCTCCAAAGTGGACACGTTAAGGCTTGCTATAGGATATATATCCTTCCTGTCAGACTTAGTGCAAACAGACTCCGATAATCAGGAACGATTAAATCCGAATTCCGGATTACAGGCGCGGAAAGTTATCATCCATTACCATACAA GTTCATCCGTGGATGACAGTGAAATGTATGGACTACCGCCCCTGACCGGACACTCCTTATCTTGGAGAGACGAAAAAATGCCCATGGATGGACGAAAAAATATAATGGTAGCAAAAATATGGACACCGGAAGTTCCTCGATCCCACAACAGTCCTCGGACAGAGACGGACTTTCCTGTTTTAGCTGACTCAACCAACCCCTTGTGA